In Granulicella tundricola MP5ACTX9, a single genomic region encodes these proteins:
- a CDS encoding GH1 family beta-glucosidase, translating to MSDKLSRRSFAKVIGGSTAALSLANLGTTPASAQAAPAISTDPRRHFPQGFLWGSATASYQVEGAVKEGGRGPSIWDTFSHTPGKVANGDTGDVADDYYHRYKEDIALMKDIGLKTCRFSVSWSRIFPTGTGQPNQQGVDFYNRMCDSLLEAGIQPFCTLYHWDLPQTLQDKGGWENKDVAKAFADYAGYTANKLNDRVKHFMTMNEMRSFVEIGYKDGRHAPGLRLDAKRVAQLNHYVVLAHGLSVQAIRAQTKPGTKVGIADNATATAPVIETPEHIEAARKAYREENAMFLTVLMEGRYTDHYLKRLGADAPHFTPEEMKTISAPMDFVGLNVYQPEYVRADGSDKGYTVVPSPASYPHMLSPWLHVGPEGLYWSPRLCAELWNVKEIYITENGASSADVLAPDGQVYDTDRTMFLRNYLTQLQRAVAEGVPVKGYFLWSLLDNFEWADGYDKRFGITYVDFKTQKRTPKLSAKFYKQVIKENRVV from the coding sequence GTGTCCGACAAACTCTCTCGACGCAGTTTCGCCAAGGTAATCGGCGGTTCGACCGCAGCGCTCTCGCTCGCCAATCTCGGCACCACGCCCGCCTCCGCGCAGGCCGCACCCGCCATCAGCACTGACCCTCGCCGCCACTTTCCTCAGGGCTTCCTCTGGGGCTCCGCCACCGCCTCCTACCAGGTAGAAGGCGCAGTCAAGGAAGGCGGCCGCGGCCCATCCATCTGGGACACCTTCTCCCACACCCCCGGCAAGGTCGCCAACGGAGACACCGGGGACGTCGCCGACGACTACTACCACCGCTATAAAGAAGACATCGCCCTCATGAAGGACATCGGCCTCAAGACCTGCCGCTTCTCCGTCTCCTGGAGCCGCATCTTTCCCACCGGCACCGGCCAGCCCAACCAGCAGGGCGTCGACTTCTACAACCGCATGTGCGATTCCCTCCTTGAAGCCGGAATCCAGCCCTTCTGCACCCTCTACCACTGGGACCTCCCCCAGACCCTCCAGGACAAGGGCGGATGGGAGAACAAGGACGTCGCCAAGGCGTTCGCAGACTACGCCGGATACACCGCCAACAAGCTCAACGACCGCGTCAAGCACTTCATGACCATGAACGAGATGCGCTCCTTCGTCGAGATCGGCTACAAGGACGGCCGCCACGCACCCGGCCTCCGCCTCGACGCCAAACGCGTCGCGCAGCTCAACCACTACGTCGTCCTCGCCCACGGTCTCAGCGTCCAGGCCATTCGCGCCCAGACCAAGCCCGGCACCAAGGTCGGCATCGCGGACAACGCCACCGCCACCGCACCGGTCATCGAGACGCCAGAGCACATTGAAGCCGCACGCAAGGCCTACCGCGAAGAGAACGCCATGTTCCTCACCGTGCTCATGGAAGGCCGTTACACCGACCACTACCTCAAGCGTCTCGGGGCCGACGCCCCCCACTTCACGCCGGAGGAGATGAAGACCATCTCCGCCCCCATGGACTTCGTCGGCCTCAACGTCTACCAGCCGGAGTACGTTCGCGCCGATGGCTCAGACAAGGGCTACACCGTCGTCCCCTCCCCCGCCTCCTACCCCCACATGCTCAGCCCCTGGCTGCACGTCGGCCCGGAGGGTCTCTACTGGAGCCCCCGCCTCTGCGCCGAGCTCTGGAACGTCAAGGAGATCTACATCACGGAGAACGGCGCATCCTCAGCCGACGTCCTAGCCCCAGACGGCCAGGTCTACGACACCGACCGCACCATGTTCCTGCGCAACTACCTCACGCAGCTTCAGCGCGCCGTCGCAGAGGGCGTACCCGTCAAGGGCTACTTCCTCTGGAGTCTCCTCGACAACTTCGAGTGGGCCGACGGCTACGACAAGCGCTTCGGCATCACCTACGTCGACTTCAAAACCCAGAAGCGCACCCCCAAACTAAGCGCCAAGTTCTACAAACAAGTCATCAAAGAGAACCGAGTAGTCTAA
- a CDS encoding TonB-dependent receptor — protein sequence MALAFSTAPILAAALLTPSAMAQLTTADILGTVTDATGAVIPNATVVLTNVETHDQRTATSNGSGDYQFTLLPVGRYTVTTKSSGFKTATTNNLAVEAGDRARADVHLETGGEEQTVNVEAQTPLLQADNATVSSTVTAKAVQDLPLNGRNFVQLVQIVPGANEGPGNGLVSGGRPDDRRASASFSVNGQDDTLNNFIIDGTDDNERVIGTIGVRPNVEGIQEITVETNSYSAEAGRTAGGVVSIITRSGTNQFHGSAYEFFRNDIFDARNVLQGTGRKPELRQNQFGGSIGGPIFKDRTFFFADYEGLRLVSGVTYTSSVPQIAQYNQINSIGGGTPQQLIAQGNGTQTYALDPIALAYLKLFPAPTNAGVTNNYVVSPSKTQTSNTFDARVDHKFNGNNNLFARYTYNKVDTNTPQALGTQNGLAISGGRYIFAGPATDKAMQYGLGYTHIFSQNLLVDLRAAYTRINNLSLPLNNGTAPDTKLGFGSNMNFNNLSSFLTPIQFGGFSDIGDGAYVPLQDIDNTFQYSGSVSYTKGNHNLKFGAGLIRRQARNVQSAFAAGQYTFGLSTDNVASTTQTQINQLASSLVGAFTGESRNYDLNPPDYRSWEPSFFALDSWKVNPKLTVLYGVRYDVFTPFTEAHNRISNFDFTQASGSTAATVGSALKVAGVNGVDGHAGIKTDYSNFAPRVGFSLSVNPKTVVRGGYGLSFFPGNYTSNADLKNAPFVSVYSPNCSQALTALRIQTNTTAAGTPGTTANPTAAASFNNHCFTPGTTTISPTYDGTSNFAAGLPLPAAQTLNSNSLSFVAENPNFRSALIQQFNLQVEEQFGSNVFTVGYVGNLGQHLAQTINNINSPAPFNPLTAPASAQNLRLQTQLPNLGGVGWLSSGGYSNYNSLQTSFQRRFTKGLAFDANYTYAKALSTNTGFSQEGNQGWSNGDPTRINAIDYGVAENDIEHRFALSVNYELQYGKNFTGLKRLALGGWQANTILVWQSGKPFSILNGGQNDFTLLPSGAAGSVYGNRATPINGGGSDRPNKIGNAKGPKTLTQYFNTANYAPQPLGTIGTAQRNSEFGPHFRHIDLSIFKDFHITERVNLEFRAEAFDLTNTPDYYIGNNNVANAQLGSSTFGQVTNYDPNYNPRQLQFALKAQF from the coding sequence ATGGCCCTCGCCTTCTCGACGGCGCCCATCCTCGCCGCCGCCCTCCTCACCCCATCCGCGATGGCTCAACTCACCACCGCAGACATCCTGGGCACCGTCACCGACGCCACCGGCGCCGTCATCCCCAACGCCACCGTCGTCCTAACCAACGTAGAGACCCACGACCAGCGCACCGCCACCTCCAACGGCAGCGGCGACTATCAGTTCACCCTCCTGCCGGTCGGTCGTTATACGGTCACCACAAAATCGTCAGGCTTCAAGACCGCCACCACCAATAACCTGGCCGTGGAAGCCGGCGACCGCGCCCGCGCCGACGTCCATCTCGAGACCGGCGGAGAAGAGCAGACCGTCAACGTCGAAGCCCAGACCCCTCTCCTCCAGGCAGACAACGCCACCGTCAGCTCCACCGTCACTGCCAAAGCCGTGCAGGATCTGCCGCTCAACGGCCGTAACTTCGTCCAGTTGGTCCAGATCGTCCCAGGCGCAAATGAAGGCCCCGGAAACGGTCTCGTCAGCGGCGGCCGTCCGGACGATCGCCGGGCAAGCGCCAGCTTCTCCGTCAACGGCCAGGATGACACCCTCAACAACTTCATCATCGACGGCACCGACGACAACGAGCGCGTCATCGGCACCATCGGCGTCCGTCCGAACGTGGAAGGCATCCAGGAGATCACGGTAGAAACCAACAGCTACTCGGCTGAAGCTGGCCGTACCGCTGGCGGCGTCGTCAGCATCATCACCCGCTCCGGCACCAACCAGTTCCACGGATCGGCCTACGAGTTCTTCCGCAACGACATCTTCGACGCCCGCAACGTGCTCCAGGGAACCGGACGCAAGCCGGAGCTTCGCCAGAACCAGTTCGGCGGCAGCATCGGCGGCCCGATCTTCAAAGATCGCACCTTCTTCTTCGCCGACTATGAGGGTCTTCGTCTCGTCTCAGGCGTTACCTACACCAGTTCAGTGCCCCAGATCGCGCAGTACAACCAGATCAACAGCATCGGCGGCGGAACACCTCAGCAGCTAATCGCACAAGGAAATGGAACACAGACGTACGCTCTCGATCCCATCGCCCTCGCTTATCTGAAGCTCTTCCCTGCTCCAACCAACGCCGGCGTGACCAATAACTACGTGGTCAGCCCCAGCAAGACCCAGACCAGCAACACCTTCGACGCACGCGTCGATCATAAGTTCAACGGGAATAACAACCTCTTCGCCCGCTACACCTATAACAAGGTGGACACCAACACTCCCCAGGCGCTCGGAACGCAGAATGGCCTTGCGATCAGCGGCGGCCGGTACATCTTTGCCGGACCCGCAACCGATAAGGCGATGCAGTACGGCTTGGGCTACACGCACATCTTCAGCCAGAATCTGCTGGTCGATCTGCGCGCAGCTTACACCCGCATCAATAATCTTTCCCTGCCGCTCAATAACGGAACTGCGCCAGACACCAAGCTTGGCTTTGGTTCCAACATGAACTTCAACAACCTCTCCTCGTTCCTGACCCCCATCCAGTTCGGAGGCTTCTCGGACATCGGTGACGGCGCTTATGTTCCGTTGCAGGATATCGACAATACCTTCCAGTACTCCGGATCGGTCAGCTACACGAAAGGTAACCACAACCTGAAGTTTGGTGCCGGCCTTATCCGTCGCCAGGCTCGCAACGTACAAAGCGCCTTCGCGGCCGGTCAGTACACCTTCGGCCTTTCAACCGATAACGTCGCCAGCACAACCCAGACCCAGATCAACCAGCTGGCCTCATCCCTCGTAGGCGCGTTTACGGGAGAAAGCCGGAACTACGATCTCAATCCGCCCGACTATCGCAGCTGGGAGCCGAGCTTCTTCGCGCTCGATAGCTGGAAGGTCAACCCCAAGCTGACGGTTCTCTACGGCGTACGTTACGACGTCTTCACGCCGTTCACTGAAGCTCATAACCGCATCTCGAACTTTGACTTCACGCAGGCCTCAGGCAGCACGGCCGCCACAGTCGGCTCCGCTCTCAAGGTAGCCGGCGTCAACGGGGTAGATGGCCATGCCGGCATCAAGACCGATTACTCCAACTTCGCTCCACGCGTCGGTTTCTCCCTCTCCGTCAACCCTAAGACCGTCGTCCGCGGCGGATATGGACTCAGCTTCTTCCCCGGCAACTACACCTCCAACGCCGATCTAAAGAATGCTCCTTTCGTCTCCGTCTACTCGCCAAACTGCTCCCAGGCACTGACCGCGCTTCGGATTCAGACCAATACGACTGCGGCTGGTACCCCTGGAACGACCGCAAATCCAACGGCAGCGGCGAGCTTCAACAACCACTGCTTCACGCCCGGCACGACAACCATCTCGCCAACCTACGATGGAACCAGCAACTTCGCTGCTGGCCTCCCACTCCCGGCGGCGCAGACGTTGAACAGCAACTCGCTATCCTTCGTGGCGGAAAACCCAAACTTCCGTTCAGCCCTCATTCAGCAGTTCAATCTGCAGGTTGAGGAGCAGTTTGGCTCAAACGTTTTCACCGTCGGTTACGTCGGCAACCTGGGCCAGCATCTCGCTCAGACCATCAACAACATCAACTCACCGGCACCCTTCAACCCACTCACCGCCCCGGCAAGCGCTCAGAACCTCCGCCTTCAGACCCAGCTTCCAAACCTGGGCGGAGTCGGTTGGCTTTCGAGCGGCGGTTACTCCAACTACAACTCACTACAGACCTCATTCCAGCGGCGCTTCACCAAGGGCCTCGCATTCGACGCAAACTATACCTACGCCAAGGCGCTCAGCACCAACACAGGTTTCTCGCAGGAAGGGAACCAGGGCTGGAGCAACGGAGACCCAACCCGCATCAATGCAATCGACTATGGCGTTGCGGAGAACGACATCGAACACCGCTTCGCGCTTTCGGTCAACTATGAACTGCAGTACGGCAAGAACTTTACCGGTCTGAAGCGTCTTGCGCTCGGCGGCTGGCAGGCCAATACCATCTTGGTCTGGCAGAGCGGCAAGCCGTTCTCCATCCTGAACGGTGGACAGAACGACTTCACACTCCTCCCCTCCGGCGCAGCAGGAAGCGTCTATGGCAACCGTGCAACACCGATCAACGGCGGCGGCAGCGATCGCCCGAACAAGATCGGCAATGCAAAGGGTCCCAAGACCCTGACCCAGTACTTCAACACAGCAAACTACGCTCCTCAGCCCCTTGGAACGATCGGCACCGCTCAGCGCAACTCTGAGTTCGGACCGCACTTCCGCCACATCGACCTGTCGATCTTCAAAGACTTCCACATCACCGAACGGGTGAACCTGGAGTTCCGCGCCGAAGCCTTCGACCTGACCAACACTCCCGACTACTACATTGGCAATAACAACGTTGCCAACGCACAACTCGGCAGCTCAACCTTCGGACAGGTCACCAACTACGATCCGAACTACAACCCTCGTCAGCTCCAGTTCGCTCTCAAGGCGCAGTTCTAA
- a CDS encoding GntR family transcriptional regulator yields MSRHRAIYEELLKEIRSGTYQPGDRLPSEAALCERFDASRITVAKAIQTLQQDRLVMRRPGSGTYVERPEQVASMQFGLLIPDLGTTEIFEPICQGLMRSPVAKAHSLTWGHSDPGVQNPEVVADQLCQQYIAQRVAGVFFAPMEYTETSDRANRRIAATLERAGIPVVLLDRCVERYPDRSNFDLVGIDNQRAGHLLTRHMIQAGAKRILFAARRFSASTVEQRIAGYREALLAADRGATFAVVTGDFEDVAFVQKMLQSERPDAIICANDATAARLMQTLLGLGVRVPEEIRMSGVDDVRYARFLPVPLTTIRQDCLEMGTVAMGIMMDRLNRPDHPVRDVLVKSELIVRSSSGMPQSVE; encoded by the coding sequence ATGTCGAGGCATCGCGCCATCTACGAGGAGTTGCTGAAGGAGATCCGGAGCGGAACCTATCAGCCCGGTGATCGCCTGCCGAGTGAAGCTGCCTTGTGCGAGCGGTTCGACGCTTCTCGGATCACGGTGGCGAAGGCGATCCAGACGCTGCAGCAGGATCGGCTGGTGATGCGGCGGCCCGGATCCGGCACCTACGTCGAGCGGCCGGAGCAGGTGGCTTCGATGCAGTTTGGGCTTCTGATTCCGGACCTGGGCACGACGGAGATCTTCGAGCCCATCTGCCAGGGCCTGATGCGCTCGCCGGTGGCAAAGGCTCACTCGCTGACCTGGGGCCACTCCGATCCTGGCGTTCAGAATCCTGAGGTCGTCGCCGACCAGCTTTGCCAGCAGTATATTGCCCAGCGCGTGGCCGGTGTCTTCTTCGCACCCATGGAATATACCGAGACGAGCGACCGCGCGAATCGGCGCATTGCGGCCACGCTGGAGCGTGCCGGAATCCCCGTGGTCCTGCTGGACCGCTGCGTGGAGCGCTATCCGGACCGGTCCAACTTCGACCTGGTAGGCATCGACAACCAGAGAGCCGGCCATCTGTTGACGCGGCACATGATCCAGGCGGGGGCCAAGCGCATCCTGTTTGCGGCCAGGCGGTTCTCCGCCTCAACGGTCGAACAGCGGATAGCTGGCTATCGCGAGGCTTTGCTTGCGGCTGATCGGGGCGCCACATTCGCGGTTGTGACCGGAGACTTCGAGGATGTCGCCTTCGTGCAGAAGATGCTCCAGAGCGAGCGGCCGGATGCGATCATCTGCGCGAACGATGCCACTGCGGCTCGGCTCATGCAGACGCTGCTGGGCCTGGGAGTCAGAGTTCCGGAGGAGATCCGCATGTCGGGAGTCGACGACGTGCGCTATGCAAGATTTCTGCCCGTTCCTTTGACCACCATCCGCCAGGACTGCCTGGAGATGGGCACGGTCGCTATGGGAATTATGATGGACCGGCTGAATAGGCCCGATCATCCTGTGCGCGATGTGCTGGTCAAGAGTGAGTTGATTGTACGAAGCTCCAGCGGAATGCCGCAGAGTGTTGAGTAG
- a CDS encoding sugar porter family MFS transporter yields the protein MDATRMKAMVLLGKSAMTGALGGLLFGFDTAVIAGATHALTVQYGLTPWQLGLTVSIALWGTVAGSLGSGVLGQRIGSRAALRIMGVLYVISALGCAFAPSWWFFLVCRFIGGIGIGGSSVLGPVYIAELAPAKWRGRLVGLFQINIVIGILLAYLSNAIIAHFSLGMLEWRVDLGVAVLPAILFLILLLSVPQSSRWLVSQNRIDEAMLILQSMGSPDSKAEVDAIQAGLRDEVGEAQSSLFNKRHSLPIFLAITIGMFNQLSGINAILYYLNDIFASADFGQVSANIQAVAIGFANLLATMLGISLIDRLGRKTLLMIGAVGCALCLAGVGVVFAMNAHQGLLLPLLIGFIIFFAVSQGAVIWVYISEVFPTNVRSKGQSLGSSAHWIMNGIITLAFPVVARYSKAMPFAFFAAMMVVQFVVVLMIYPETKGYSLEMLQEQMHKGRK from the coding sequence ATGGATGCAACACGGATGAAGGCAATGGTGCTGCTGGGCAAGAGCGCCATGACGGGCGCGCTGGGCGGTCTGCTGTTCGGCTTTGATACGGCGGTGATCGCCGGTGCGACACACGCGTTGACCGTGCAGTACGGATTGACGCCGTGGCAGCTTGGTCTGACGGTGTCGATCGCGCTTTGGGGCACCGTGGCGGGCTCGCTGGGCAGCGGCGTGCTGGGTCAGAGGATTGGAAGCCGCGCCGCGCTGCGGATCATGGGTGTGCTCTACGTCATCTCCGCGCTGGGTTGTGCGTTTGCGCCGAGCTGGTGGTTCTTCCTGGTGTGCCGCTTCATTGGCGGGATCGGGATCGGCGGGTCCTCTGTGCTGGGGCCTGTCTATATTGCGGAGCTTGCGCCGGCCAAGTGGCGTGGGCGGCTGGTGGGGCTGTTTCAGATCAACATCGTCATCGGCATTCTGCTGGCGTATCTTTCAAACGCCATCATCGCGCACTTCAGCCTGGGGATGCTGGAGTGGCGGGTGGATCTGGGTGTCGCGGTGCTGCCTGCGATCCTGTTCCTGATCCTGCTGCTGAGCGTGCCGCAGAGCTCACGCTGGCTGGTCTCGCAGAACCGCATCGACGAGGCCATGCTGATTCTGCAGAGTATGGGCTCGCCTGACTCGAAGGCCGAGGTGGATGCCATCCAGGCGGGGCTGCGGGACGAGGTCGGTGAGGCGCAGAGCAGTCTGTTCAACAAGCGGCACAGCCTGCCTATTTTTCTGGCTATTACGATCGGCATGTTCAACCAGCTCAGCGGCATCAACGCCATCCTTTATTACCTCAATGACATCTTTGCCAGTGCGGACTTCGGACAGGTCTCGGCCAACATCCAGGCGGTGGCCATCGGCTTTGCCAACCTGCTAGCAACGATGCTGGGGATCTCGTTGATCGACCGGCTGGGACGCAAGACGCTGCTGATGATCGGTGCGGTGGGTTGTGCGCTGTGCCTGGCTGGCGTGGGCGTCGTCTTTGCGATGAACGCTCACCAGGGCCTGCTGCTGCCGCTGCTGATCGGCTTCATCATCTTCTTCGCGGTATCACAGGGCGCGGTGATCTGGGTCTACATCAGTGAGGTCTTTCCGACCAATGTTCGCTCCAAGGGCCAGAGCCTGGGCTCATCCGCGCACTGGATCATGAACGGCATCATCACGCTGGCGTTCCCGGTGGTCGCGCGTTACTCGAAGGCGATGCCGTTTGCGTTCTTTGCGGCGATGATGGTGGTGCAGTTCGTGGTGGTGCTGATGATCTATCCGGAGACCAAGGGCTATTCTCTGGAGATGCTGCAGGAGCAGATGCATAAGGGTCGTAAGTAA
- a CDS encoding sugar-binding domain-containing protein: MGRTVLLKFVLAVLLVFGSGLSPAQAPHRSRFNFNPGWLVQTGDPANAQAPGFDDSAWKPVTLPYAWNEDSAFKVSIDKLPTGIAWYRKHFRVPAGAPGQRVHLEFEGIRMAGVVYLNGKLLGRHEDGVSAFGFDITDALKPAAEDNILAVRTDNDFKYKEIATGTAFHWNDTNFYANYGGISKNVWLHVTGPVHQTLPLFSSLGTTGTYIWAGDFDLATNSAKITAETQVRNDSMTPQTIGYTARIEDANHLLVGTMKGSDVTLAPGEMQVVSASQPVAHLHLWSWGYGYLYKVTTTISIDGKPIDAVTTTTGFRQTAFDHGELTLNGRVMQIHGYAQRTTNEWPAIGIDLPPWLSDFSNRLMVEGNANLVRWMHVTPSRQDTDSADRVGLIQSMPAGDSEGDSKGRQWEQRVELMRDSIIYNRNNPSILFYESGNKSISDEHMAEMKAVRDRYDPHGGRAIGSREMLASHVAEYGGEMLYVDKSASKPLWAHEYSRDEAARAFWDNESAPFHKDSPLYNRNQDSHAIEDVLRWDDYYRARPGTGDRVSAGGVKIIFADSNTHHRGDNNYRRSGAVDAMRLPKDGFYAGQVMWNGWVDPERPAMHILGHWSYPAGTTKTVYVVAAKVARVQLTLNGKTVGSVTASDTDPNPARALPLGTAALPDMPHEAGVPAGQSSDFLFAFPNIAFATGKLEAIGYDAAGKRITDTHLQTAGEPASIRLFAHAGPGGLHADGSDLALVDVEVMDSLGRRCPTANNMISFAIDGPAEWRGGIAQPAAGTDIPSFSNYILSRTLPVEDGINRVLIRTQPTAGKITVTATSPGLRSAMITLLAVPVKVDNGLATYDPAAALPSNLLRGPTPTGSSVHITRTSIPIVSATAGSNPDTAARAYDDNETTSWSNDGQLSTAWIDLTLKQASTPTQIDLKLNAFRTRRYPIRITLDGTPIYEGITPMNLGYTTIPLKPAQGTHLRIALTGAPIDDKPASATIEVNGKYDGAGVAPVTHDSKAILNVIEADVYQ; the protein is encoded by the coding sequence ATGGGGAGAACTGTATTGCTTAAGTTCGTGCTGGCTGTCCTTCTTGTTTTTGGCTCGGGCCTTTCACCAGCACAGGCTCCTCATCGAAGCCGCTTTAACTTCAATCCAGGATGGCTCGTCCAGACGGGCGATCCCGCCAACGCCCAGGCGCCCGGCTTTGACGACTCGGCATGGAAGCCCGTCACGCTGCCCTATGCATGGAATGAGGACTCCGCATTCAAGGTCAGCATCGACAAGCTTCCCACGGGCATTGCCTGGTATCGCAAGCACTTTCGCGTGCCCGCCGGTGCGCCGGGTCAGCGTGTCCACCTTGAGTTTGAAGGCATCCGCATGGCCGGCGTCGTGTACCTCAACGGCAAGCTGCTGGGGCGGCATGAAGACGGCGTCTCCGCCTTCGGCTTCGATATCACCGACGCCCTGAAGCCTGCAGCCGAGGACAACATCCTTGCCGTACGCACGGACAACGACTTCAAATACAAGGAGATCGCCACCGGCACGGCCTTTCACTGGAACGACACCAACTTCTACGCGAACTACGGCGGCATCAGCAAGAATGTCTGGCTGCATGTAACCGGGCCTGTCCATCAGACGCTTCCACTGTTCTCATCACTAGGCACCACGGGAACGTATATCTGGGCCGGCGACTTCGATCTCGCAACCAACTCCGCCAAAATCACCGCAGAGACACAGGTTCGCAACGACAGCATGACACCGCAGACCATCGGCTACACGGCACGCATCGAGGACGCGAATCATCTCCTCGTCGGAACGATGAAAGGCTCGGATGTGACACTTGCGCCGGGTGAGATGCAAGTCGTCTCCGCTTCACAGCCGGTAGCGCATCTCCACCTTTGGAGCTGGGGCTACGGCTATCTCTATAAGGTCACGACGACGATCTCGATCGACGGCAAGCCCATCGATGCCGTGACCACGACCACCGGTTTCCGCCAGACCGCCTTCGATCACGGCGAGCTCACCCTGAACGGCCGCGTCATGCAGATCCACGGCTACGCCCAGCGCACCACCAACGAGTGGCCCGCAATCGGCATCGATCTGCCACCCTGGCTCAGCGATTTCTCCAACCGCCTGATGGTTGAAGGCAACGCGAACCTCGTGCGCTGGATGCACGTCACACCATCGCGCCAGGATACGGACTCAGCCGACCGCGTGGGTCTCATCCAGTCCATGCCCGCAGGCGATTCTGAGGGAGATTCCAAGGGCCGCCAGTGGGAGCAGCGCGTGGAGCTCATGCGCGACTCCATCATCTACAACCGCAACAACCCCTCCATCCTCTTCTATGAGTCCGGCAACAAGAGCATCTCGGATGAGCACATGGCGGAGATGAAGGCCGTCCGCGATCGGTACGATCCGCACGGAGGCCGCGCCATCGGCTCACGCGAGATGCTCGCGAGCCATGTGGCCGAGTACGGCGGCGAGATGCTCTACGTCGACAAGTCCGCGAGCAAGCCGCTCTGGGCGCATGAGTATAGCCGCGATGAGGCCGCACGCGCCTTCTGGGATAACGAGTCCGCGCCCTTCCATAAAGACTCGCCGCTGTACAACCGCAATCAGGACTCGCACGCCATTGAAGACGTGCTGCGCTGGGATGACTACTACCGCGCGCGTCCGGGCACGGGTGACCGCGTCAGCGCGGGCGGCGTCAAGATCATCTTCGCGGACTCCAACACGCATCATCGTGGAGACAATAACTACCGCCGCTCCGGCGCCGTGGACGCAATGCGCCTGCCCAAGGACGGCTTCTACGCAGGCCAGGTGATGTGGAACGGATGGGTCGATCCCGAGCGTCCGGCGATGCACATCCTCGGCCACTGGAGCTATCCGGCCGGCACAACAAAGACGGTGTACGTCGTCGCAGCCAAGGTCGCACGTGTGCAGCTTACGTTAAACGGTAAGACGGTCGGCTCGGTCACGGCATCCGACACGGATCCAAATCCAGCACGCGCGCTGCCCCTTGGAACGGCTGCTCTGCCTGACATGCCCCATGAGGCTGGCGTGCCCGCAGGCCAGTCCAGCGACTTCCTCTTCGCCTTCCCCAACATTGCTTTTGCCACAGGCAAGCTGGAGGCCATCGGCTATGACGCCGCAGGCAAGCGCATCACGGACACGCATCTTCAGACGGCGGGCGAACCAGCCTCCATCCGCCTCTTCGCACATGCTGGCCCCGGCGGTCTTCATGCCGACGGCTCCGACCTGGCGCTAGTCGATGTAGAGGTGATGGACTCGCTGGGCCGCCGCTGCCCCACCGCGAACAACATGATCTCGTTCGCCATCGACGGCCCGGCGGAATGGCGCGGCGGCATTGCGCAACCAGCGGCCGGCACGGACATTCCCAGCTTCTCCAACTACATCCTCTCCAGGACTCTTCCTGTCGAAGACGGCATCAACCGCGTCCTCATTCGCACGCAACCCACAGCGGGCAAGATCACAGTGACTGCAACCTCACCCGGCCTGCGCTCTGCGATGATCACGCTGCTGGCCGTGCCGGTCAAGGTCGACAACGGTCTCGCGACCTACGATCCCGCAGCCGCGCTACCGTCCAACCTGCTGCGTGGCCCAACGCCCACAGGCTCGTCCGTCCACATCACACGCACGTCCATCCCCATAGTCAGCGCAACTGCAGGCTCGAACCCTGACACAGCCGCACGCGCTTACGACGACAACGAAACGACCTCCTGGTCGAACGACGGTCAGCTCTCCACGGCCTGGATCGACCTGACACTCAAGCAAGCCTCTACGCCCACCCAAATCGACCTGAAGCTGAACGCCTTCCGCACGCGCCGCTACCCGATCCGCATCACGCTTGACGGCACCCCGATCTATGAAGGCATCACGCCCATGAACCTCGGCTATACGACGATTCCGCTGAAGCCCGCGCAAGGCACCCACCTTCGCATCGCGCTGACGGGCGCGCCCATCGACGACAAGCCCGCCTCCGCCACCATAGAGGTCAACGGCAAGTACGACGGCGCAGGCGTAGCGCCTGTGACGCACGACAGCAAAGCCATCCTGAACGTCATCGAGGCAGATGTGTATCAGTAA